In Myxococcus fulvus, the following proteins share a genomic window:
- a CDS encoding DUF4215 domain-containing protein, whose protein sequence is MVTVPSAGKRLAGLVLASLLFSLIASSCGGGGGDGKPDGGGGNDDAGPNLPCDGGTCPVENCGNGTLQSGETCDDGNQVSADGCSAACLQEEGWACTTPGEPCVKVVGCGNGKVEAGEQCDDRNVSGGDGCSATCTVEQGWNCPSAGGRCHAAQCNDGFKVGEEECEDGNIANGDGCTAECRLEEGWKCPTVGAACTKTTCGDNIVEGTEECDDGNKDMGDGCSAACKREPRCTNGQCQATCGDGIILPNDTSEECDDGNARSGDGCSATCKLETGYVCQVVQTDPPAALDLSAVFRDFRGYDLQADGALPRGHIDFENGNAGERGIVKPQLATTLEGISGRTFPGGKPEYAKTGQPSDTTHGAAAFHQWYTDHANINKTIVGTLKLNRQAANGSYVFDSNRFFPLTSHPDSWVAAGKEPLRADNGQPSQQHNFSFTSEVRYWFQYKGTEVLVFRGDDDVWVFINGKLALDLGGVHGPETGTVTVSQQAAALGLTVGGIYEVVVFQAERHTSGSSYRLTLNNFETRRTVCNATCGNGEVDEGEECDDFVNAGGYGKCAPGCVWGPRCGDGIPQTAAPANEECDDGNTTSGDGCSATCKSEIG, encoded by the coding sequence ATGGTGACCGTCCCCTCTGCTGGAAAGCGCCTCGCGGGTCTCGTACTCGCCTCTCTTCTCTTCTCGTTGATCGCATCCTCATGTGGAGGCGGTGGTGGTGATGGCAAGCCGGATGGTGGTGGAGGCAATGACGACGCCGGCCCCAACCTCCCGTGTGACGGCGGCACGTGTCCCGTCGAGAACTGCGGCAACGGCACCCTCCAGTCCGGGGAGACGTGCGACGACGGCAACCAGGTGAGCGCCGACGGGTGCTCGGCCGCGTGCCTCCAGGAGGAGGGCTGGGCGTGCACCACGCCGGGCGAGCCGTGCGTGAAGGTGGTCGGCTGCGGCAACGGCAAGGTGGAGGCGGGCGAGCAGTGTGATGACCGCAACGTGTCCGGCGGCGACGGCTGCAGCGCGACGTGCACCGTGGAGCAGGGTTGGAACTGCCCGTCGGCGGGTGGCCGCTGCCACGCCGCGCAGTGCAACGACGGATTCAAGGTGGGCGAGGAGGAGTGCGAGGACGGCAACATCGCCAACGGTGATGGTTGCACCGCCGAGTGCCGCCTGGAGGAGGGCTGGAAGTGCCCGACGGTGGGCGCGGCCTGCACGAAGACGACCTGCGGCGACAACATCGTCGAGGGCACCGAGGAGTGCGACGACGGCAACAAGGACATGGGCGATGGCTGCTCGGCGGCGTGCAAGCGCGAGCCGCGGTGCACCAATGGCCAGTGCCAGGCGACGTGCGGCGACGGCATCATCCTGCCCAACGACACCTCCGAGGAGTGCGACGACGGCAACGCCCGCTCGGGTGATGGCTGCTCGGCCACGTGCAAGCTGGAGACGGGCTACGTGTGCCAGGTGGTCCAGACGGATCCTCCGGCCGCGCTCGACCTGTCCGCCGTCTTCCGCGACTTCCGCGGGTATGACCTGCAGGCGGATGGCGCGCTGCCGCGCGGTCACATCGACTTCGAGAACGGGAACGCCGGCGAGCGCGGCATCGTGAAGCCGCAGCTGGCCACGACGCTGGAGGGGATTTCGGGCAGGACGTTCCCGGGCGGCAAGCCCGAGTACGCCAAGACGGGCCAGCCGTCCGATACCACCCACGGCGCGGCCGCCTTCCACCAGTGGTACACGGACCACGCGAACATCAACAAGACCATCGTCGGGACGCTCAAGCTCAACCGCCAGGCCGCCAATGGCTCGTACGTGTTCGACAGCAACCGGTTCTTCCCGCTGACGAGCCACCCGGACAGCTGGGTGGCCGCGGGCAAGGAGCCGCTGCGCGCCGACAACGGTCAGCCCTCCCAGCAGCACAACTTCAGCTTCACCAGCGAGGTCCGCTACTGGTTCCAGTACAAGGGCACCGAGGTGCTGGTGTTCCGCGGTGACGACGATGTGTGGGTGTTCATCAACGGCAAGCTCGCGCTGGACCTGGGCGGCGTCCACGGTCCCGAGACGGGCACCGTCACCGTGTCCCAGCAGGCCGCCGCCCTGGGCCTGACGGTGGGTGGCATCTACGAGGTCGTGGTGTTCCAGGCCGAGCGGCACACCTCCGGCTCGTCGTACCGGCTGACGCTCAACAACTTCGAGACCCGTCGCACGGTGTGCAACGCCACGTGCGGCAACGGCGAGGTGGACGAGGGCGAGGAGTGCGACGACTTCGTCAACGCCGGTGGCTACGGCAAGTGCGCGCCCGGCTGCGTCTGGGGCCCGCGCTGCGGCGACGGCATCCCGCAGACGGCCGCGCCGGCCAACGAGGAGTGCGACGACGGCAACACCACCAGCGGCGACGGCTGCAGCGCCACGTGCAAGTCGGAGATCGGCTGA